One window of Trifolium pratense cultivar HEN17-A07 linkage group LG5, ARS_RC_1.1, whole genome shotgun sequence genomic DNA carries:
- the LOC123886440 gene encoding uncharacterized protein LOC123886440: protein MLYLLQLFVLPNPKFNQVLLRRKGRENQLKRGNRRDAISPSGNKSKKGTSKRNRRDYKSKFPLSMSDLVFESNVNTSEKTTETNEGEPQNPKPVSEVVETIIPTADNPNQVNLGSDAERKDLNSKLVETEMEDAPTEVEPEIADKSPTIAEMVTKKSTHVVTEEVVMTDVETSLNEHEEVETAEKEATKETAVEKDVETTCTTSESSDEGTRTAQEDTSADEEDTQTEESNQSIPIDEQEVEADKSVEAEKEKEKDEPRLTMIMGPLSLIKPLSISDLLL, encoded by the exons ATGTTGTACCTGTTACaactgttcgtgcttccaaaccCAAAGTTCAATCAAGTGTTGCTTAGAAGAAAGGGAAGGGAAAATCAGTTGAAAAGAGGAAATAGAAGGGATGCTATCTCTCCCTCTGGTAATAAATCTAAGAAAGGCACTTCTAAAAGGAATAGAAGGGATTATAAATCCAAATTCCCtctgtctatgtctgatttggtttttgagtcgaatgttaacacatctgagAAAACAACTGAAACCAACGAAGGAGAACCTCAGAACCCTAAgcctgtgtctgaagttgttgaaacaattaTTCCAACCGCTGATAACCCTAATCAGGTGAATTTGGGATCTGACGCTGAAAGGAAGGATCTTAATTCTAAactagttgaaactgaaatggAAGACGCCCCTACAGAGGTTGAACCTGAAATTGCtgataaatcaccaacaattgctgagatggtgaCAAAAAAATCAACCCATGTTGTCACTGAAGAGGTTGTCATGACGGATGTTGAGACATCCCTGAATGAGcatgaagaagttgaaactgcTGAGAAGGAAGCCACGAAGGAAACTGCTGTTGAgaaagatgttgagacaacttgCACAACATCTGAATCTTCTGATGAAGGAACTAGAACTGCTCAAGAAGATACCTCTGCTGATGAAGAGGATACTCAGACTGAAGAGAGTAACCAGTCCATCCCCATAGATGAGCAAGAAGTTGAAGCTGACAAGAGTGTAGAagctgagaaagagaaagaaaaagat gaaccaaggttGACTATGATTATGGGACCTTTAtctttgatcaaaccattaagcatatcaGATCTACTGCTGTGA